In bacterium YEK0313, one genomic interval encodes:
- the mobA_2 gene encoding Mobilization protein A yields the protein MAIYHFSVQVIGRAAGRSAVAAAAYRSASRLRDNRLGRDQDFSAKRGVVHSEVMLPENAPEEWHDREKLWNDVEAFEKRKDAQLCREVEFAIPREMPQAQGVELARDFVKAEFVDRGMIADLNVHCDMGADGQPKPHAHVMLTMRSVDENGFGPKARDWNRTEFVEHWRERWADHVNERLAELDIDARIDHRSLEAQGIGLEPQTKIGAPAQRIEAAGLEADRAEDHRRIARENGARIVADPSTALDAITRQQSTFTRRDLAMFAHRHSDGVEQFNEVMGAMRNAPDLVELGKDGRGEERFTTREMIEAEQRLHRAAAMMAERERHEVSGRNREAALARAADRGLVLSGEQAEALAHVTDGRDLGIVVGYAGTGKSAMLGVAREAWEDAGYTVRGAALSGIAAENLEGGSGIASRTIASMEHGWAQGRDLLTSRDVLVIDEAGMVGTRQFERVLSHAADAGAKVVLVGDPQQLQSIEAGAAFRSIHERHRGAEMGEVRRQRQDWQRDATRDLATGRTGDAIHAYDAHGMVHEAASREQARGELIDRWDRERQANPDASRIILTHTNAEVRALNEVARGRMREAGNLGDDVYVAAERGARNFAPGDRVMFLANERGLGVKNGTLGTIEQVNAQSMTVRTDDGRDVAFDLKDYNRIDHGYAATIHKAQGMTVDRAHVLATPGMDAHGSYVALSRHRDGMDLHYGRDDFASQDKLISVLSRDRAKDMASDYEPARDYAERRGITFRERVDRVVEIVRQVPEKVRGMFDGLRLPAESEQGPERKVEEDPEEALRRSRGRALVRHARAVDAIFTAQDQGGRASPDQIRELQEARQRFEEVRPYGSHDAEAAYKKNPELAAEAALGDARRAIRALQLETELRTEPARRADRFVERWRNLHRASEERYAAGDYAGHRAARTEMGNMAQSLERDPQMESLLAGRKRELGISFDSGMSVGRDLTLTFGLGRGRGLGL from the coding sequence TCCGCCAAGCGCGGCGTGGTTCATTCCGAGGTCATGCTGCCGGAGAACGCGCCGGAGGAATGGCACGACCGCGAAAAGCTCTGGAACGATGTCGAAGCGTTCGAGAAGCGGAAGGACGCCCAGCTTTGCCGCGAGGTGGAGTTCGCTATCCCGCGCGAGATGCCGCAGGCGCAGGGCGTCGAACTCGCCCGCGACTTCGTGAAGGCCGAGTTCGTGGATCGGGGCATGATCGCCGACCTCAACGTGCATTGCGACATGGGCGCGGACGGCCAGCCCAAGCCCCACGCCCACGTCATGCTCACCATGCGGTCGGTGGACGAGAACGGTTTCGGCCCGAAGGCGCGGGACTGGAACCGCACGGAGTTTGTGGAGCATTGGCGCGAGCGTTGGGCCGATCATGTCAACGAGCGGCTGGCCGAACTCGACATCGACGCGCGGATCGACCATCGCAGCCTTGAGGCCCAGGGCATCGGCCTTGAACCGCAGACCAAGATCGGCGCGCCCGCGCAACGCATCGAGGCCGCCGGGCTTGAGGCCGACCGCGCCGAGGACCACAGGCGCATCGCCCGCGAGAATGGCGCGCGGATCGTCGCCGATCCGTCCACCGCGCTTGACGCGATCACGCGGCAGCAATCGACCTTCACTCGGCGTGACCTGGCGATGTTCGCGCACCGGCACAGCGACGGCGTGGAGCAGTTCAACGAAGTGATGGGCGCGATGCGTAACGCGCCCGATCTTGTCGAACTCGGCAAGGACGGTCGCGGCGAGGAGCGTTTCACGACCCGCGAGATGATCGAGGCAGAACAGCGCCTGCATCGGGCCGCCGCGATGATGGCTGAACGGGAACGTCATGAGGTCAGCGGCAGGAACCGCGAAGCCGCATTGGCCCGCGCGGCGGATCGCGGCCTTGTCCTGTCCGGCGAGCAGGCTGAGGCGCTGGCGCATGTCACGGACGGACGCGATCTTGGCATTGTGGTGGGGTATGCCGGAACGGGCAAGAGCGCGATGCTGGGTGTGGCGCGCGAGGCTTGGGAGGATGCCGGTTACACCGTGCGCGGCGCGGCCCTGTCCGGTATCGCCGCCGAGAATCTGGAGGGCGGATCAGGCATCGCATCGCGCACCATCGCCAGCATGGAGCATGGTTGGGCGCAGGGCCGCGACCTTCTCACATCCCGCGATGTGCTTGTCATCGACGAGGCGGGCATGGTCGGCACGCGGCAGTTTGAGCGCGTGCTGTCCCATGCCGCCGACGCGGGCGCGAAGGTCGTGCTGGTCGGCGATCCGCAGCAGTTGCAATCCATCGAGGCGGGCGCGGCGTTCCGTTCGATCCACGAACGCCACCGCGGCGCGGAGATGGGCGAGGTGCGCCGCCAGCGGCAGGACTGGCAGCGCGACGCCACCCGCGACCTGGCGACCGGCCGAACCGGCGACGCGATCCATGCCTATGACGCGCATGGCATGGTGCATGAGGCCGCATCACGCGAGCAGGCGCGCGGCGAATTGATCGACCGCTGGGACCGCGAGCGGCAGGCGAACCCGGACGCAAGCCGCATCATCCTCACTCACACCAATGCCGAGGTGCGCGCGCTAAACGAGGTGGCGCGTGGGCGGATGCGTGAAGCCGGAAACCTTGGCGACGACGTGTATGTCGCCGCCGAACGCGGTGCCCGGAACTTCGCACCTGGCGACCGCGTGATGTTCTTGGCTAACGAGCGCGGGCTTGGCGTGAAGAACGGCACGCTCGGGACCATCGAGCAAGTCAACGCCCAGAGCATGACCGTGCGCACCGATGACGGCCGCGATGTGGCGTTCGACCTGAAGGACTACAATCGCATCGACCACGGCTATGCCGCGACGATCCACAAAGCGCAGGGTATGACCGTGGATCGCGCCCATGTGCTGGCGACACCGGGCATGGACGCTCACGGCAGCTATGTCGCCCTCTCGCGCCACCGCGACGGTATGGACCTGCACTATGGCCGCGACGACTTCGCCAGTCAGGACAAGCTCATTAGCGTCTTATCACGCGACCGGGCCAAGGACATGGCGAGCGACTACGAACCCGCCCGCGACTATGCCGAACGGCGCGGCATCACCTTCCGCGAGCGCGTGGACCGGGTCGTCGAGATTGTCCGCCAAGTGCCCGAAAAGGTGCGCGGCATGTTCGACGGGTTGCGCCTGCCCGCCGAGAGCGAACAGGGGCCGGAAAGGAAGGTAGAGGAAGACCCCGAGGAAGCTTTGCGCCGCTCCCGTGGCCGGGCGCTCGTCCGCCATGCCCGCGCCGTCGATGCGATCTTCACGGCGCAGGACCAGGGCGGCAGGGCCAGCCCCGATCAGATCAGGGAATTGCAGGAGGCGCGCCAGCGGTTCGAGGAGGTGCGCCCCTACGGCTCGCATGACGCTGAGGCGGCCTACAAGAAAAACCCGGAGCTTGCGGCGGAGGCGGCGTTAGGCGACGCCCGGCGCGCGATCCGCGCCCTGCAACTGGAAACCGAGCTGCGCACCGAACCGGCCCGCCGCGCCGACCGTTTCGTGGAACGCTGGCGAAATCTGCACAGGGCCAGTGAGGAACGCTATGCGGCGGGCGACTATGCCGGCCATCGGGCCGCGCGGACGGAAATGGGGAACATGGCGCAGAGCCTCGAACGCGACCCGCAAATGGAGTCCCTTCTGGCGGGCCGCAAGCGGGAACTCGGCATCTCATTCGATTCGGGGATGAGCGTCGGCCGCGACCTCACCCTCACGTTCGGGCTCGGTCGGGGCCGGGGTCTCGGGTTGTAG